One Methylocaldum marinum DNA window includes the following coding sequences:
- the tnpC gene encoding IS66 family transposase — MAAMNAAALAEENRTLKATLAQREARIERLEFDLAQLKKLLFGARSERLATLPDIDQLPLWDEVPEDAPVASPVAFKTVVVQSPAKNQPKRTALPAHLPREIVVLPLSAQDRQCPACGEERPVIGYESSERLDYVPAQLKVVETRREKCACAKCQGQLTTVPAPPQIIEQGIPLPGLLAHLLMAKYGYHLPLYRIEQIFAHQGVPIARTTLCDWVIQSGWQLQPLVERMLALLKQQPVIFSDDTTVAVQDRGKTRETRFWVYAGHSPPIVVYDHTETRAGKHPKAKLEGYSGYLQADAYAGYDQIFAAGKVLEVACWAHARRKFFEIARQTENGKRISAHEALEYIGRLYAIEREAKEQQLDAEGTRKLRQEQARPILAEFKAWLEDRLRQLAPKTPTAQAIGYALKNWPALERYTEDGRLEIDNNRSERAIRPLTIGRKNWLFLGSPKGGQVAATVFSLIQTCKELGINPEAYLKDVLNRLPSTKQKDIDSLLPHNCKLPGA, encoded by the coding sequence ATGGCAGCCATGAATGCCGCCGCTCTCGCCGAAGAAAATCGTACTCTAAAGGCCACCCTGGCCCAGCGCGAGGCGCGCATCGAACGGCTGGAATTCGACCTGGCGCAGCTGAAGAAGCTGCTGTTCGGCGCCCGTTCCGAGCGACTGGCGACCCTCCCCGACATCGACCAACTGCCGCTGTGGGATGAGGTGCCCGAGGACGCCCCCGTCGCCAGTCCGGTGGCGTTCAAGACGGTGGTGGTGCAATCGCCCGCCAAGAATCAACCGAAGCGCACCGCACTGCCGGCGCATCTGCCGCGAGAGATCGTGGTATTGCCGTTGTCGGCACAAGACCGGCAGTGTCCTGCCTGCGGTGAGGAACGGCCGGTGATCGGCTACGAAAGCTCCGAACGCTTGGATTACGTCCCGGCGCAACTGAAGGTCGTGGAAACGCGGCGGGAAAAGTGCGCCTGCGCGAAGTGCCAAGGGCAGTTGACCACGGTACCGGCCCCGCCGCAAATCATCGAGCAGGGCATCCCTCTGCCGGGTCTTCTGGCACATCTGCTGATGGCCAAATACGGCTATCACCTGCCGCTGTACCGCATCGAGCAAATCTTTGCCCACCAGGGTGTCCCCATTGCCCGCACCACGTTGTGCGACTGGGTCATCCAGAGCGGCTGGCAGCTGCAGCCCTTGGTCGAGCGGATGCTGGCGTTGCTCAAGCAACAGCCGGTGATCTTCTCGGACGACACCACTGTGGCGGTGCAGGACCGCGGCAAGACGCGGGAAACCCGGTTTTGGGTATACGCCGGCCACTCGCCGCCCATCGTCGTCTATGACCACACCGAAACCCGGGCGGGCAAGCATCCCAAGGCCAAACTGGAAGGCTACAGCGGCTACCTGCAGGCGGACGCCTATGCCGGTTACGACCAGATCTTCGCCGCGGGCAAGGTCCTGGAAGTGGCGTGCTGGGCGCATGCGCGCCGCAAGTTCTTCGAGATTGCCCGACAGACCGAGAACGGCAAGCGCATCAGCGCCCATGAGGCCTTGGAGTACATCGGCCGGCTCTACGCCATCGAACGGGAGGCCAAGGAACAGCAACTCGACGCCGAAGGCACCCGAAAGCTACGGCAGGAACAGGCGCGGCCGATCCTGGCCGAGTTCAAGGCCTGGCTCGAAGACCGGCTGCGCCAGCTGGCGCCCAAGACCCCCACTGCCCAGGCCATCGGCTATGCCCTCAAGAACTGGCCGGCGCTGGAGCGCTATACCGAAGACGGTCGCCTGGAGATCGACAACAACCGGAGCGAACGGGCCATCCGCCCGCTGACCATCGGCCGCAAGAACTGGCTGTTCCTCGGCTCGCCCAAGGGCGGCCAGGTCGCCGCCACCGTCTTCAGCCTGATCCAGACCTGCAAGGAGCTGGGCATCAATCCGGAGGCCTATCTGAAGGATGTCCTCAACCGCCTGCCTTCCACCAAGCAGAAGGACATCGACAGCCTGCTTCCTCACAACTGCAAGCTGCCCGGGGCGTAA
- the tnpB gene encoding IS66 family insertion sequence element accessory protein TnpB (TnpB, as the term is used for proteins encoded by IS66 family insertion elements, is considered an accessory protein, since TnpC, encoded by a neighboring gene, is a DDE family transposase.) has translation MLATILSAAAVYVVAEPVDLRKSIDGLALAVESSLGHSPLSGAVFVFFNRGRDKVKLLWWDRHGFWLAYKRLENGRFRKPVQGTISRSDLLLLLEGVDLTVARFRAVRAGRVG, from the coding sequence ATGCTGGCGACGATTCTGAGTGCGGCGGCGGTGTATGTGGTGGCCGAGCCGGTCGATTTGCGCAAGTCCATCGATGGTTTGGCGCTGGCGGTGGAGAGCAGTCTGGGGCATTCGCCGTTATCGGGTGCGGTGTTCGTGTTTTTCAACCGGGGCCGGGACAAGGTGAAGCTGTTGTGGTGGGATCGTCACGGTTTCTGGCTGGCCTACAAGCGGCTGGAGAACGGCCGCTTCCGCAAGCCGGTTCAGGGGACGATTTCGCGCTCGGACCTGCTGCTGTTGCTGGAAGGCGTGGACCTGACGGTGGCCCGTTTCCGCGCGGTTCGCGCGGGTCGGGTCGGCTGA